In a single window of the Phycisphaerales bacterium genome:
- a CDS encoding CCA tRNA nucleotidyltransferase has product MSAECVAFEGVLPPEAQPAVAVVRTLVAAGFEAYLAGGCVRDLLLGTVPQDYDVATSAPPERVTALFRRTRQVGAAFGVVLVQSLGRWVEVATFREDGDYHDGRRPAVVHLSDARHDAARRDFTVNGMFLDPQAGMLHDYVGGRADLVARRLSAIGNPAARFAEDHLRLLRAVRFAARLGFVLAEPTAAAILQHAPRLADVAAERVRDELQRMLTHPSRATAWALLGNCGLRPYLWPGAQWAAAQAESALVTLEALPANASFELSLAVLLSDRGATELEQICRALTLSNDERAAVLWLVAQQAACDDPAVLSLAELKRLCAHPHWLDLWQWMAVRLTAQSDGAARHTMLRERIAAIAPQDIAPAPWITGSDLLAAGLTAGPAFKDILNVLYTAQLNEELPDRSAALQRMEALVAEFRRGMVQP; this is encoded by the coding sequence ATGTCCGCAGAGTGTGTCGCGTTTGAAGGGGTGCTTCCGCCGGAAGCGCAGCCGGCCGTGGCCGTGGTGCGTACGCTCGTCGCGGCGGGCTTTGAAGCTTATCTTGCCGGGGGATGCGTGCGCGACTTGCTCCTGGGAACGGTTCCCCAGGACTATGACGTCGCCACTTCAGCCCCGCCCGAGCGTGTCACCGCGCTCTTTCGGCGCACGCGGCAGGTCGGAGCGGCCTTCGGAGTCGTGCTTGTCCAAAGCTTGGGCCGCTGGGTCGAGGTGGCGACCTTTCGTGAAGACGGAGACTACCACGACGGCCGGCGCCCTGCGGTAGTGCACCTGTCGGATGCCCGCCACGATGCCGCCCGCCGCGACTTCACTGTCAACGGCATGTTCCTGGATCCACAGGCGGGAATGCTCCACGACTACGTGGGAGGGCGCGCCGATCTGGTCGCGCGGCGTCTGAGTGCGATCGGGAATCCCGCCGCCCGCTTCGCCGAGGACCATCTCCGCCTGCTGCGCGCCGTCCGGTTTGCCGCACGACTGGGTTTTGTGCTCGCCGAGCCGACCGCCGCAGCCATCCTCCAACATGCCCCACGCCTCGCGGATGTAGCGGCTGAGCGTGTTCGCGATGAGTTGCAGCGCATGTTGACCCATCCAAGTCGCGCGACCGCATGGGCGCTGCTCGGCAATTGCGGCTTGCGGCCGTACCTATGGCCGGGGGCACAATGGGCGGCAGCGCAGGCGGAAAGCGCGCTAGTCACACTCGAGGCACTCCCGGCGAACGCTTCGTTTGAGCTGTCGCTTGCTGTACTGCTGTCCGATCGTGGAGCAACAGAACTCGAACAGATCTGCCGCGCCCTGACCCTCTCCAACGACGAGCGGGCCGCGGTGCTCTGGCTGGTGGCACAGCAGGCGGCATGTGATGATCCGGCTGTGTTATCGCTGGCCGAGTTGAAGCGCTTGTGCGCACACCCGCACTGGCTTGACCTGTGGCAGTGGATGGCGGTCCGTCTCACCGCACAGTCGGATGGCGCAGCGCGACACACTATGCTACGGGAGCGTATTGCGGCCATTGCTCCGCAGGACATTGCTCCCGCGCCGTGGATCACCGGCTCGGATCTATTGGCGGCCGGCCTCACTGCCGGGCCGGCGTTCAAGGACATTCTGAACGTGCTTTACACGGCCCAACTCAACGAGGAACTACCGGATCGTTCAGCGGCCTTGCAACGGATGGAGGCGCTGGTCGCCGAATTTCGGCGCGGAATGGTACAACCATGA